The DNA segment AAATCTCATCTGTGCCATTTGGCAGATTTTTTACAAATTCATAGGCGTTTGCCATTTTTAGAGCGTTTATGACGGCGTTTTCATCAAATTCTCGTCCATAGGCTACGTTTTTTGCGATCGTATCATTAAAAATATACACGCGTTGTGTTACAAGTCCGATATTTTCGCGTAAAGAGTGTATGTCTATATCTTTTATCTCTTTATTGTTTAGCAAAATTTTGCCGTCATTTGCCTCATAAAATCTCATAAGCAGATTCATAAGCGACGTCTTACCTCCACCGCTTGAGCCTACGAGTGCGATTAGCTCTGATTTTTTAGCTTCTAAATTTATGCCATTTAAAACCATTTTTTCATTATAGCTTAGCTTTATATTTTCAAATTTTATAGACTCTATAATGCCAGAAATTTTATACTCTCCGCTTGGAATTTGGCTTACTTTATCCATTAATTCAAATGTCCGCTCACTCGCAGCTATTGCGTCTTGCATTTTATTATACAGCGAAACTATGCGTTTTATCGGGGTGTAAAGCATAAAAAGTGCCGTTAAAAACGAGAAAAATGAGCCGATACTAAGCTCTCCATTAATAACTTCTTTACCACCTATTATAATTACAGCCGCTACGCCTATAGCACCGATAGTTTCCATTAATGGACTTACTAATTGCTCTATTTTTACGCTTTTTAGATTTATTTTAAAGAATTTGTTATTTTCATTTACAAATCTGCTATGCTCGTAATCTTGAGCGTTGTTTGCCTTTATTATCTCAATGTTTGTAAAAATTTCGTTTAATGTTGAGTTAAGATCTGAGTTTTTCTCCTGTGATGAGCGAGAAATTTTCTTCATTTTTTTTGCCATTTTTGATATCGGATAAAAGGCTAAAGGCATTATAATTAGTGCAAAAAAGGCAAGATGAGAGCTTTGATAGATAACGACACACAAAAGTCCTATGGCACTCACGCTCTCTCTTAAAAGCTCAGGAATTATGCCTGAGACGATACTTCTTATACGCTCAATGTCATTTATGCTTCTGCTTACCAGTTCGCCAACTCTGTATTCGTTAAAGAATTTCATATCAAGGCTTAGCAAATTTTTAAGTAGTTTTTCACGAAAACGTCTTACCGTGTCTTGACCGATAAATGCCGTAAAATAGGCTTGCATATATGTTCCAGCACCTTTTAAAAAGTAAATTAAGATGATGGCGTAAGGTAGCATATATAGTAGCGTTTCGTTTTTTTCAACGAAAATTTTATTTAGCACAGGTTCAACAAGCCAAGCAGAAGCCGCCGTTCCCCCACTAGCAAACGCCATACCTATAAAAGCGAGTATAAAATATGGTATGTAGTCTTTAAAATAAGGGATAAATCGTCTTAAAACGCCAGAAACTTTTAAATTTTTACTCATATTTTCTCCCAAAGTGTGCCACTTGGCGTGTCCATTATGTTGATATTTAGAGCGTTTATTTGCTCCCTAATCTCATCTGCTAGGGCAAAATTTCGCTCTTTTTTTGCCTCGTTTCGCTTTAAGATTAGCTCGTTTATCTTAGCTTTTAGCTCATCGCTTACGCCAAACTGAAAATACTCAAAGCTATCAAGCGTAGCGATACCAAAAATTTGCTCTAAAAAGGCTAAATTTGCAACTATTGTGGTTTTTAGGTTTTTATCTTTTGGATTTTTATCAAGCCCTTCGTTTGCTAAATTTACAAACTCATCAACCACAGCAAGTGCCTTTGAGGTGTTTAAATCATCGCTTAGAGCTTCTAGGATTTCGCTTTTGAAATTTTCGCTAATTTCTCCAAGTTTTGTCTCATAAACACGTTTTTTAAGGCGGTAAATTTTATCAAGACGTTTTTTAGAAGCGTTTAAGTCATCAAGTGAGTAGTTAAAATTCGCCCTATAATGGCTGCTTAATAGATAAAATCTAAGCACTTCGCCTTGATAATCTTTAAGGGCGTCTTTTACAAAAAAGCTGTTATTTAGGCTTTTACTCATCTTTTCATTATTGATTTGTATAAAGCCGTTGTGTAGCCAGTATTTGCTTAGCTCTTTACCAGAGTGACAGCGACACTGTGCGGCTTCGTTT comes from the Campylobacter mucosalis genome and includes:
- a CDS encoding ABC transporter ATP-binding protein, with the protein product MSKNLKVSGVLRRFIPYFKDYIPYFILAFIGMAFASGGTAASAWLVEPVLNKIFVEKNETLLYMLPYAIILIYFLKGAGTYMQAYFTAFIGQDTVRRFREKLLKNLLSLDMKFFNEYRVGELVSRSINDIERIRSIVSGIIPELLRESVSAIGLLCVVIYQSSHLAFFALIIMPLAFYPISKMAKKMKKISRSSQEKNSDLNSTLNEIFTNIEIIKANNAQDYEHSRFVNENNKFFKINLKSVKIEQLVSPLMETIGAIGVAAVIIIGGKEVINGELSIGSFFSFLTALFMLYTPIKRIVSLYNKMQDAIAASERTFELMDKVSQIPSGEYKISGIIESIKFENIKLSYNEKMVLNGINLEAKKSELIALVGSSGGGKTSLMNLLMRFYEANDGKILLNNKEIKDIDIHSLRENIGLVTQRVYIFNDTIAKNVAYGREFDENAVINALKMANAYEFVKNLPNGTDEILNEFGTNLSGGQRQRIAIARALYSNPQILIFDEATSALDNESEKEITNAINKLRSQKIIFVIAHRLSTVQNADKIAVIAGGKVLGFGSDSELEESCELYAKLKGKELI